The sequence below is a genomic window from Selenomonas ruminantium subsp. lactilytica TAM6421.
AGTTACAGCCAATATCACCCCCAGGACCATGACGAGACTGGAACTGAAGGAACTCAGTCCCTCCATGTTCCGCATGCTGGGGATAAAGACACTGCGCCTAACCGATGGCTTCACGCCAACGGAGATAGCTGCATTTTCCCGGAATCATCAGCATCTGCGGGTGGCACTCAATGCGTCCAAAGTGAACAGCAAACTGCTCACGGCTCTGGTGGAATTCAAGGCCAACTTCCAGCAGATTGACGCGCTCCATAGTTTCTATCCCCGCCCCGGCAACGGCCTCAGCGAAGATTTTCTGGTGAGCAAGACCATGCTGCTGCATAAAGCCGGCATCCGAGTAGGCGCCTTTGTTCCCGGCAGTGGCAGAAGATGCGGCTTCTTCCATGCCGGCCACCCCACCCTGGAAAATCACCGACAGGAAAGCATAGGGCTGGCCTGCCGCCATCTGGTGGCCTTGGGCATTGATTACATCCTGCTGGGAGATGTTCCTCCTACCTCAGAAGAAATGCAGCTTGTCAGCCAGCTCTCCGACAAAGCCGTCACCCTGCGGGCAAAATGGCTCACTGCCAATCCTGCGGCGCGGGCACATCTTCGCCACATCTTCACTGCCCGGCAGGATGCCGCCCAAATGGCGGTCAGGGCAAAAGAAGGCTGCCAGCTTCTCGCGGACAGGATCATCCCGGACAATATTACCCCCCGCCCTGCCGGAGCCATTACCATCGACAACGAAAAGAACCTGCCCTGCATGGGCGAAGTGCAGATCTGCCGCCTCCCTCAGGAGGCAGCTCCAGGGGTAAACGTAGCGGCCCAAATCGATGAAGCTGAACTGAACCTGATCGAATATATCAGTCCGGGACGAAAATTTTCCTTCCTATTTCATGAATAAATGGAAAAAATTTATGGTATAATGTAAATTAGCATTATTTTAGGAAGGAACGACATCTTATGTCCGATAAACAGATTGGTGATCTCTGCGACATGTGCGAAATCCACCATATTCACCCTGATAAATTAAAAAACTGCTCCCTCCATATGCTGGATGATAATACCAGCCTGGAACTGGCAGACTTATTCAAAGTGCTTGGCGATAAAACCCGTATAAAGCTTTTATCCTTACTGGCCTCAGAAGACGAACTCTGCGTCTGCGATATAGCCGAATCCCTGAAGATGGGACAATCCGCTATCTCCCACCAGCTCCGGGTGCTCCGTGCGGCCCGGCTGGTGAAATTCCGCAAGGCAGGCAAAGAAGCTTTCTATTCTTTGGACGATGATCATGTGCTGATTCTCATGCACATGGGACTTGACCATGTACAGGAACACTAAATCAGAAAGGACGATATGCCGATGAGTAAACGGATTCTAAAGCGAAGTGCCCTGCTATCCCTGACACTTATGCTGACCGGACAGCTGGCCCTGGCCTCCCCCACACTGCAGGAAGGCTCCCACGGCCATGATGTACTGCTCCTGCAGAAGAAACTGCAGTCCGTAGGCTACAGCATTTCCACCGTGGATGGTGTCTTTGGCTCAGAAACAGAGCGGGCTGTCGCAGAATTCCAGC
It includes:
- a CDS encoding DUF871 domain-containing protein, which translates into the protein MENGISLYPGLGLPFEESRTLIGEAAAHNLHRLFIALPDYDCDLGDIKGELSVILKAAREHNMEVTANITPRTMTRLELKELSPSMFRMLGIKTLRLTDGFTPTEIAAFSRNHQHLRVALNASKVNSKLLTALVEFKANFQQIDALHSFYPRPGNGLSEDFLVSKTMLLHKAGIRVGAFVPGSGRRCGFFHAGHPTLENHRQESIGLACRHLVALGIDYILLGDVPPTSEEMQLVSQLSDKAVTLRAKWLTANPAARAHLRHIFTARQDAAQMAVRAKEGCQLLADRIIPDNITPRPAGAITIDNEKNLPCMGEVQICRLPQEAAPGVNVAAQIDEAELNLIEYISPGRKFSFLFHE
- a CDS encoding metalloregulator ArsR/SmtB family transcription factor; the encoded protein is MLDDNTSLELADLFKVLGDKTRIKLLSLLASEDELCVCDIAESLKMGQSAISHQLRVLRAARLVKFRKAGKEAFYSLDDDHVLILMHMGLDHVQEH